A region of Ochotona princeps isolate mOchPri1 chromosome 2, mOchPri1.hap1, whole genome shotgun sequence DNA encodes the following proteins:
- the LOC101522807 gene encoding mitochondrial pyruvate carrier 2 gives MSAAGARGLRASYHRLLDKVELMLPEKLRPLYNHPAGPRTVFFWAPIMKWGLVCAGLADMARPAEKLSTAQSAVLMATGFIWSRYSLVIIPKNWSLFAVNFFVGAAGASQLFRIWRYNQELKAKENQ, from the exons ATGTCAGCCGCCGGCGCCCGAGGCCTGCGGGCCTCCTACCACCGGCTCCTGGATAAGGTGGAGCTGATGCTGCCCGAGAAGCTGAGGCCGTTGTACAACCACCCGGCAG gtCCCCGAACAGTTTTCTTCTGGGCCCCGATTATGAAATGG gggctggtgtgtgctggCCTGGCTGACATGGCTAGACCTGCTGAAAAACTAAGCACAGCTCAGTCTGCTGTTTTGATGGCTACAG GCTTTATTTGGTCAAGATACTCTCTTGTAATTATCCCCAAAAATTGGAGTCTGTTTGCAGTTAATTTCTttgtgggagcagcaggtgcctcTCAGCTCTTCCGCATATGGAG ATATAACCAAGaactaaaagcaaaagaaaaccagTAA